From a region of the Halomonas sp. HL-93 genome:
- a CDS encoding helix-turn-helix domain-containing protein has translation MRYEVRSFHDSQQHAAAIQGWQQVYDQLGSGRLSSKLFQVSGERFQVFHEVLDKRVVQHGTAPKQRFCMAFATGRPPIIQGCKVGSNSVLLLRDGEEFLLHAPEKMAFLSLSVDLERLTRLADIELGSAQFSQLISLPGMNVPMGLLKEIKVQVCRNFDGSIRPGEHGAPALEKDVEDSLMAVLLDIFLQSQVEEKRSELAVSAYIVKKSQELALADPGNPLSVLELCERLRVSRRTLQNSFQRVAGMRPIEFLRCIRLNAVRRKLANSTLMESTVGDVAYEMGFRHLSHFSASYYKLFGEYPSETQRLE, from the coding sequence ATGCGATACGAAGTTCGTTCCTTTCATGACTCTCAACAGCATGCTGCTGCTATCCAAGGGTGGCAGCAGGTTTATGACCAACTGGGCTCAGGACGCCTTTCGAGTAAGCTTTTTCAGGTCTCAGGAGAACGTTTTCAAGTTTTTCATGAGGTGTTGGACAAGCGAGTCGTCCAGCATGGAACCGCGCCTAAGCAGCGGTTCTGTATGGCCTTTGCCACAGGACGGCCACCCATTATCCAGGGCTGCAAGGTCGGCTCCAATAGTGTCCTTCTGCTCCGCGATGGCGAAGAGTTCCTGCTACATGCGCCGGAAAAGATGGCGTTCCTGTCGTTGAGTGTCGATCTTGAAAGATTGACCCGGCTGGCGGACATCGAACTGGGTTCTGCTCAGTTTTCCCAGTTGATCTCGCTGCCGGGTATGAATGTCCCGATGGGGCTGCTGAAAGAGATAAAAGTTCAGGTGTGCCGGAATTTCGATGGCTCTATCAGGCCGGGGGAGCACGGCGCTCCCGCGCTTGAGAAGGATGTCGAAGATAGCTTGATGGCCGTGCTACTCGATATTTTCTTGCAGTCACAGGTCGAGGAGAAGCGCAGCGAGCTTGCTGTGAGTGCCTATATCGTCAAGAAAAGCCAGGAGTTAGCCCTGGCCGATCCGGGCAACCCGCTTAGCGTGCTTGAACTGTGCGAGCGCTTACGCGTCAGCCGGAGGACATTACAAAATAGTTTTCAGCGTGTTGCAGGGATGCGCCCGATCGAGTTTTTAAGATGTATCAGGTTGAATGCCGTACGACGAAAGTTAGCGAACTCTACTTTAATGGAAAGTACGGTTGGTGATGTGGCGTACGAAATGGGATTTCGTCATTTGAGCCATTTTTCGGCAAGTTACTACAAATTGTTTGGCGAGTACCCTTCTGAGACACAGAGGCTTGAGTGA
- a CDS encoding MarR family winged helix-turn-helix transcriptional regulator, giving the protein MVDKDELASSFFPLSDDYRAQDFPLYWVARLNAKYSADVDTLLKPHGLSSSKWRVLMILREQGRLSMSDIATHAAAKLSTITKIVYKMQEMELLKTSPSPQDGRVTEVELTESGEDKLTVVRELMGRVVEKAFAGLHKDEVVYINRCLSKMFHNLNTL; this is encoded by the coding sequence ATGGTTGACAAGGATGAACTTGCCTCCTCGTTCTTTCCTCTTTCTGATGATTATCGGGCACAGGACTTTCCTCTCTACTGGGTAGCTCGTTTGAATGCTAAATACAGCGCTGATGTGGATACACTGCTCAAACCGCATGGGTTAAGTTCTTCCAAATGGCGGGTGCTCATGATCCTGCGCGAGCAGGGCCGCCTAAGCATGTCGGATATTGCCACCCATGCGGCGGCGAAGCTCTCCACCATTACCAAAATTGTCTACAAAATGCAGGAGATGGAATTGCTGAAAACCTCTCCCTCCCCACAGGATGGCCGTGTCACAGAGGTGGAATTGACTGAAAGCGGTGAGGACAAGCTAACCGTGGTCAGGGAGCTTATGGGCCGCGTGGTGGAAAAGGCGTTTGCCGGTTTGCATAAGGATGAGGTCGTTTATATTAATCGGTGCCTTAGCAAGATGTTCCACAACTTAAACACGTTGTAA
- a CDS encoding 3-keto-5-aminohexanoate cleavage protein, translating to MSQPCIICVAITGSLPRKENNPAVPITVEDQIESTQAAFEAGATIAHCHVRNHDQSPSSDPEKFGRLMEGLKKHCPGMIIQLSTGGRSGAGEVRGGMLPLKPDMASLSVGSNNFPNRVYENPPQLVEWLADEMQRYGVKPEIEAFDLSHIHQAVSLSKQGKLKTSLYVQFVMGVKNSMPADKPTFDFYIETLKRLAPDAQWCGAGIGANQYLLNEWSIAAGGHTRTGLEDNVRLDSETLAPSNAALVERTVDLCERYERPVATWQQAREMLGL from the coding sequence ATGTCCCAGCCCTGTATTATCTGTGTCGCCATTACCGGCAGTCTGCCACGCAAAGAGAACAATCCTGCCGTACCGATTACGGTTGAAGATCAGATTGAGAGCACCCAGGCGGCGTTCGAAGCAGGGGCTACCATCGCCCACTGTCATGTGCGCAACCATGACCAATCCCCTTCATCTGACCCAGAAAAGTTTGGCCGCCTGATGGAGGGGCTTAAGAAGCACTGCCCCGGCATGATTATTCAGCTCTCCACCGGCGGGCGTTCTGGGGCAGGAGAAGTCCGGGGTGGGATGCTGCCGCTGAAGCCTGATATGGCCAGCCTCTCGGTGGGCTCCAATAATTTCCCCAATCGCGTTTACGAGAATCCGCCGCAGCTGGTGGAGTGGCTGGCCGATGAGATGCAGAGGTACGGCGTTAAGCCCGAGATCGAAGCGTTTGATCTGTCGCATATCCACCAGGCAGTGAGTCTTTCCAAGCAAGGCAAGCTAAAGACGTCGCTCTACGTGCAGTTTGTCATGGGCGTCAAGAATTCGATGCCAGCGGACAAGCCAACGTTTGATTTCTATATCGAGACACTCAAGCGGCTGGCGCCGGATGCGCAGTGGTGCGGTGCGGGCATTGGTGCCAATCAATACCTGCTTAACGAGTGGTCGATTGCGGCAGGCGGTCATACGCGTACCGGGCTTGAAGATAACGTTCGTCTGGATAGCGAAACCCTGGCGCCCTCCAACGCGGCGTTGGTCGAGCGCACCGTCGACCTATGCGAAAGGTATGAACGCCCGGTAGCTACCTGGCAGCAGGCCCGTGAGATGCTTGGGTTATAA
- a CDS encoding nuclear transport factor 2 family protein → MTNITVVGDAPEIDEIKRVVQLYVDGFQGGMEKLQEAFHKEAWIFALDAEGALATDLISDRFERWANSQRAVKSRFIAITQAGEVASVLLGFDNSENLEDSWVDVIALLKVQGTWRITNKTAAHSSRAAWARPNA, encoded by the coding sequence ATGACGAATATCACTGTCGTGGGTGATGCGCCTGAAATAGACGAGATAAAACGGGTTGTACAGCTTTATGTGGATGGCTTTCAGGGCGGTATGGAAAAGCTTCAGGAAGCCTTTCATAAAGAGGCGTGGATTTTTGCTCTGGACGCTGAGGGCGCCTTGGCAACTGACCTGATCAGCGATCGCTTCGAGCGCTGGGCGAATAGCCAGCGAGCGGTCAAGAGCCGTTTTATTGCCATCACTCAGGCCGGAGAGGTCGCTAGCGTGCTGCTAGGTTTTGATAATAGCGAGAACCTTGAGGACTCTTGGGTCGATGTGATTGCACTGCTCAAGGTTCAAGGTACCTGGAGAATCACCAATAAGACTGCTGCCCACAGCAGCCGTGCGGCATGGGCCAGGCCCAACGCCTAG
- a CDS encoding LysR family transcriptional regulator, whose translation MVKLADIDLNLLVVFDLLYQEQNTQRVALRLGITQPAVSHALKRLRLLLGDELFERTSQGLQPTPRASQLHPGIADALARVNDTLNLRDDFNPALSERTFHLNMTDIGEIVFLPRLLQHFSQTAPGISLHTARSHNDELKYEMEEGQIDLAVGLIPQLGAGFYQQRLFVQRYICLMRHDHPLATGEFGLEEFRSAYHAVVVAQGTGHGLVEEQLANAGIKRPVRLTLPHFAAVPYIVSSSDLVVTVTAKLAEATCDRFGLTVREHPFAFPEIPINLFWHRRFHQDPGNRWLRGLMFSMFSE comes from the coding sequence ATGGTCAAGCTTGCCGATATCGATCTGAACTTGCTGGTTGTGTTTGACCTGCTCTATCAGGAGCAGAACACGCAGCGGGTCGCGCTACGTCTTGGTATTACGCAGCCTGCGGTCAGCCATGCGTTAAAGCGTTTGCGCCTCTTACTGGGTGATGAGCTCTTCGAACGCACTTCGCAAGGACTCCAGCCAACACCTCGCGCCAGCCAGCTTCACCCCGGCATTGCGGACGCATTAGCCAGAGTGAATGACACCCTGAACCTGCGTGATGATTTCAACCCCGCCCTGAGTGAGCGCACCTTTCATCTCAACATGACGGACATTGGTGAGATCGTTTTTCTGCCACGCTTGTTGCAGCACTTCTCTCAAACAGCACCAGGAATCTCACTCCACACTGCTCGCAGCCACAACGATGAGCTGAAATATGAGATGGAAGAGGGGCAAATCGATTTAGCCGTCGGGCTAATTCCACAGCTTGGCGCTGGCTTTTATCAGCAGCGTCTATTTGTGCAGCGCTATATCTGCCTCATGCGCCATGACCACCCACTCGCCACGGGTGAATTCGGCTTAGAGGAGTTTCGCTCAGCCTATCACGCCGTTGTCGTTGCTCAGGGAACCGGCCACGGGTTGGTAGAAGAGCAGCTAGCAAACGCTGGTATTAAGCGCCCGGTTAGATTAACCCTGCCGCATTTCGCAGCCGTCCCCTACATTGTGAGCAGCAGCGATCTAGTGGTGACGGTGACGGCTAAGCTGGCCGAGGCGACGTGTGACCGATTTGGGCTCACCGTTCGTGAGCACCCTTTTGCGTTTCCAGAGATTCCCATCAATCTCTTTTGGCATCGCCGCTTTCATCAAGACCCTGGCAACCGTTGGTTGCGGGGGCTGATGTTTTCAATGTTCTCTGAATAA
- the salA gene encoding salicylate 1-monooxygenase yields the protein MPAKPTQQKRLSIGIVGGGIGGVAFAVALSRESHLDVQLFEAAPKFSEIGAGVSFGPNAVKAIQRLGLEASYQRIADSSPAPFEDVWFEWRRGSDDTYLTASLAPGVGQSSVHRADFLDAIVANLPEGIAHFGKRCVEVKQDGDSATAYFDDGTHFTGDVIIGFDGIKSAVRRHVLPPEQYGEITPFWSGTYAYRGMIPTEELEAALVAKGGEKRLALVPQMYLGKDRHILTFPVKQSQLINVVAFITDRSTSSPTLPDGEGWVQAVSQEELLDVFEGWSPSCQAILECITEPTRWALHELPELAHYLRGRVLIVGDAAHALVPHQGAGAGQALEDAYVLASLLSDEHCDRHTVSDVLAVFEQVRHARTCKVQRTSHEAGDVYEYAGIGIGDDETKLIENLETRFDWLWVHDPHDDVTAARQILARVTSPSLADLAVK from the coding sequence ATGCCAGCAAAACCTACACAGCAAAAACGTCTCTCAATTGGCATTGTGGGTGGCGGTATCGGTGGCGTGGCCTTCGCCGTCGCGCTATCCCGCGAGAGCCATCTTGATGTTCAGCTTTTCGAAGCCGCGCCAAAATTCTCTGAAATTGGTGCTGGGGTTTCGTTTGGCCCGAATGCCGTAAAAGCCATTCAGCGGCTGGGCTTGGAAGCCTCATATCAGCGTATTGCCGATTCTTCACCCGCGCCCTTCGAAGATGTCTGGTTTGAATGGCGGCGCGGCAGCGATGATACCTATTTAACCGCGAGTCTGGCGCCAGGTGTTGGCCAATCGTCGGTACACCGTGCCGATTTTCTCGATGCCATTGTCGCCAACCTGCCTGAAGGCATCGCTCACTTCGGCAAGCGTTGTGTCGAGGTTAAACAAGATGGTGATAGCGCAACAGCTTATTTTGATGACGGCACACACTTTACTGGCGACGTGATCATCGGTTTTGACGGCATCAAGTCCGCGGTGCGCCGTCATGTGTTGCCGCCAGAACAATACGGCGAGATTACCCCGTTTTGGAGTGGTACTTATGCCTACCGCGGCATGATCCCCACCGAGGAGCTTGAGGCCGCCCTGGTGGCTAAAGGCGGCGAAAAGCGGTTGGCACTGGTACCCCAAATGTATCTGGGTAAAGATCGCCATATTCTGACATTCCCCGTTAAACAGTCGCAGTTGATCAATGTGGTCGCGTTTATCACTGACCGGTCCACGTCGAGTCCAACCCTTCCCGATGGTGAAGGGTGGGTGCAAGCCGTTAGCCAGGAGGAATTGCTAGATGTTTTCGAGGGCTGGAGCCCGTCCTGCCAGGCAATCCTGGAATGCATTACGGAGCCAACCCGCTGGGCGCTGCATGAGCTACCTGAGCTGGCCCACTACCTCCGCGGTCGCGTATTGATCGTCGGCGATGCCGCCCATGCGCTGGTGCCGCACCAAGGTGCCGGGGCCGGTCAGGCGCTTGAAGATGCCTACGTACTGGCAAGCCTTCTGAGCGATGAGCATTGTGATCGCCACACCGTGAGCGATGTCCTAGCCGTGTTTGAGCAAGTCCGCCACGCCCGCACCTGCAAGGTACAGCGAACGTCCCATGAGGCGGGGGATGTCTATGAATATGCCGGGATTGGCATCGGTGACGATGAAACCAAGTTAATCGAAAACCTGGAAACCCGCTTTGATTGGCTTTGGGTCCATGACCCACACGACGATGTCACAGCCGCTCGACAGATATTGGCCCGGGTCACGTCGCCGTCGTTAGCCGACCTGGCCGTGAAATGA
- a CDS encoding muconate/chloromuconate family cycloisomerase, which yields MSTVIQHIETLLVDLPTIRPHKLSMTTMACQTMVIVRMRHSDGIEGLGEGTTIGGLAYGPESPESIKRNIDTYLAPLLIGQPSHNIHQLRTRLNRHARGNMIAKSALETALLDAQGKRLGLSVAELLGGAHHEHLPVLWTLASGDTHKDIDEALLRLEQRRHCDFKLKIGANPVEQDVRHVAAIKDALGERASVRVDVNQAWDESTAVRGIQALQDAGIELIEQPIPAREHAGLVRLANRFNVPMLADEAVQNSRDGLDLVCGGFSGAFALKIAKSGGIYSALELAHVAQAGGIGLYGGTLLEGTIGTAASLHAWATLPAMAWGTEMFGPLLLKDDIVVKPLNYTEFGVELPQGAGLGITLDEDKLAHYSRH from the coding sequence ATGTCAACCGTCATCCAACATATTGAGACACTGCTGGTCGATTTGCCGACCATCCGTCCTCACAAACTTTCCATGACCACCATGGCCTGCCAGACGATGGTTATTGTGCGTATGCGCCACTCCGACGGGATCGAAGGGCTGGGCGAGGGCACCACCATTGGTGGCCTCGCCTACGGTCCGGAAAGTCCGGAGAGCATTAAGCGCAATATCGATACCTATCTGGCACCGCTGCTGATTGGGCAGCCTTCTCACAATATTCATCAACTGCGTACCCGGCTGAATCGGCATGCCCGCGGCAACATGATCGCCAAGTCGGCACTGGAAACCGCGCTATTGGATGCCCAGGGCAAGCGTCTAGGCCTAAGCGTTGCCGAATTGCTCGGTGGTGCCCACCACGAGCATTTACCGGTGCTTTGGACGTTGGCCAGCGGCGATACCCACAAGGATATCGACGAAGCGCTGTTGCGCCTAGAGCAGCGTCGGCACTGTGACTTCAAGCTGAAAATTGGTGCTAACCCGGTCGAACAGGATGTACGCCATGTGGCGGCGATAAAAGACGCACTGGGTGAGCGTGCCAGCGTTCGCGTCGACGTTAACCAAGCGTGGGACGAATCCACGGCGGTGCGCGGTATCCAGGCGCTACAGGATGCAGGTATCGAGCTCATTGAGCAGCCGATTCCTGCCCGTGAACACGCCGGCCTGGTGCGTTTAGCCAATCGTTTCAATGTCCCGATGCTGGCCGATGAGGCCGTGCAAAATTCCCGTGATGGGCTGGATCTCGTCTGCGGCGGTTTTAGCGGGGCGTTCGCCCTGAAAATTGCCAAATCCGGCGGTATTTACAGCGCACTGGAACTGGCCCATGTGGCGCAAGCGGGTGGCATTGGTTTGTACGGCGGCACGCTGCTGGAAGGCACGATTGGTACCGCCGCCTCGCTACACGCCTGGGCGACGCTGCCGGCAATGGCCTGGGGCACCGAGATGTTTGGTCCGCTGCTGTTAAAGGATGACATCGTCGTGAAGCCACTTAACTACACCGAATTTGGCGTGGAGCTGCCTCAAGGCGCTGGGCTGGGCATCACGCTCGACGAAGATAAGTTGGCGCACTACTCGCGTCATTAA
- the catC gene encoding muconolactone Delta-isomerase, producing MLFQVEMTVKLPTDMPAEQAAKIKATEKAYSQDLQRQGKWRHLWRVAGSYSNVSIFDVEDNAELQELVSNLPLFPYMDITVKPLCRHPSSVREDDS from the coding sequence ATGCTGTTTCAAGTAGAGATGACCGTTAAGTTGCCGACCGATATGCCGGCAGAGCAAGCGGCCAAGATTAAAGCCACTGAAAAGGCTTATTCCCAAGATCTTCAACGCCAGGGTAAATGGCGTCACCTATGGCGGGTAGCGGGCAGCTACTCAAACGTCAGTATTTTTGATGTGGAAGACAACGCTGAGCTGCAAGAGCTGGTGAGCAACTTGCCGCTGTTCCCCTACATGGACATCACCGTTAAGCCGCTGTGTCGTCACCCTTCGTCAGTGCGCGAAGACGACAGCTAA
- the catA gene encoding catechol 1,2-dioxygenase — protein MTVKIFDTPEVQDFLKTIAGFDQAGGNERAKQIVHRLVSDLFKLMDDFDVSEEEYWAAVNLLNALGHETQFGLLSPGLGFDHFLDLRQDAIDAEAKRVGGTPRTIEGPLYVAGAPEAEGFARLDDGQDPDSETMWLTGQVRDVDGTPIAGAKVEIWHANSKGGYSFFDPSQSDYNLRRTIYTDSDGRYTAQSIIPSGYGVPEGAPTDVVLKSLGRHGERPAHIHYFVSAPGHQHLTTQINLAGDPYTFDDFAFATREELVVPAERIEDSAEIAKRELDGPFSHVVFDVELAKTDAPELQVRHARPRAKEDDQDLASQLAGTAKV, from the coding sequence ATGACCGTGAAGATATTCGACACCCCCGAGGTGCAAGACTTTCTCAAGACCATCGCCGGGTTTGACCAAGCCGGTGGCAATGAGCGCGCCAAGCAGATCGTGCATCGTCTGGTGAGCGACCTGTTCAAGCTCATGGACGACTTTGACGTCAGCGAAGAAGAGTACTGGGCGGCCGTCAACCTGCTCAATGCGCTGGGCCATGAGACCCAGTTCGGCCTGCTCTCGCCGGGGCTGGGCTTTGACCACTTCCTCGACCTGCGTCAAGACGCTATTGATGCCGAAGCCAAGCGTGTGGGCGGCACGCCACGCACCATCGAAGGCCCACTGTACGTGGCCGGTGCCCCTGAAGCCGAAGGCTTTGCCCGCCTGGATGACGGCCAAGACCCAGACAGCGAGACCATGTGGCTGACCGGCCAGGTCCGCGACGTTGACGGCACCCCGATTGCCGGGGCCAAGGTCGAGATTTGGCACGCCAACTCGAAAGGTGGCTACTCCTTCTTCGACCCCAGCCAATCCGACTACAACCTGCGGCGCACGATTTACACCGATAGCGACGGCCGCTACACCGCGCAAAGCATTATCCCCTCCGGCTACGGCGTGCCCGAAGGTGCCCCCACCGATGTGGTCCTCAAATCGCTCGGCCGTCACGGTGAGCGTCCGGCGCATATCCACTACTTCGTCTCCGCACCGGGCCACCAGCACCTGACTACCCAGATCAATCTGGCGGGCGACCCCTACACCTTTGATGATTTCGCCTTTGCCACCCGCGAAGAGTTGGTGGTCCCCGCCGAGCGGATTGAAGACTCCGCCGAGATCGCCAAACGCGAGCTGGATGGCCCGTTCTCCCACGTCGTGTTCGATGTTGAGCTGGCCAAAACCGACGCTCCGGAACTGCAGGTACGTCACGCCCGCCCGCGGGCCAAAGAAGATGATCAGGACCTGGCAAGCCAACTGGCCGGTACCGCCAAGGTTTAA
- a CDS encoding Rieske 2Fe-2S domain-containing protein, with the protein MTHQLDQLEERVRGAVQDDPEQGIFRCHRSMFTDPAFFELELKHIFEGNWVFLAHESQIAEPGDYFTTTVGRQPIVITRDKQGELHGLINACAHRGATLCRRKRGNKGTFTCPFHGWTFKNDGTLLKAKNEKAGAYPDNFKEDGSHNLKRLPRFENYKGFLFGSLSDDVQPLEYHLGETTKIIDNIVDQAPEGLEILRGTSSYTYTGNWKLQAENGADGYHVSSVHWNYASTMERRNYDAGGTKAVDADGWSKSKGGFYSYDNGHMMLWTRLLNPEVRPVYQHKDWIEEQLGEARADSIVNQTRNLCLYPNVYLMDQFSTQIRVLRPIDVNKTEVTIYCFAPKGESAENREVRIRQYEDFFNVSGMGTPDDLEEFRACQEGYNGALAEWNDLSRGAKQWIEGADENAHAIDMKPLLSGASPEDEGLYVMHHKHWVDEMLRAIDKERSQFIATASA; encoded by the coding sequence ATGACCCATCAACTTGATCAGCTCGAAGAGCGCGTTCGCGGTGCCGTCCAAGACGACCCCGAACAGGGCATCTTCCGTTGCCACCGCAGCATGTTTACCGACCCTGCCTTCTTTGAGCTTGAGCTCAAGCACATCTTCGAAGGCAACTGGGTGTTCCTGGCCCACGAGAGTCAGATCGCCGAGCCGGGTGACTATTTCACCACCACCGTTGGTCGCCAGCCGATTGTCATTACCCGTGATAAGCAGGGTGAGCTACACGGCCTGATTAACGCTTGCGCCCACCGCGGCGCCACCCTGTGCCGCCGTAAGCGCGGCAACAAAGGCACTTTTACCTGCCCGTTCCACGGCTGGACGTTCAAAAACGACGGTACGCTACTCAAAGCCAAAAACGAAAAGGCTGGGGCCTATCCGGATAACTTCAAAGAAGATGGCTCCCACAATCTCAAACGCTTACCGCGCTTCGAGAACTATAAAGGCTTCCTGTTCGGCAGTCTGAGCGACGACGTTCAACCGCTCGAATACCACCTTGGTGAAACCACCAAGATCATAGACAACATCGTCGACCAGGCGCCCGAAGGCCTCGAGATCCTGCGTGGTACCTCGTCGTACACTTACACCGGTAACTGGAAGCTGCAGGCGGAAAACGGCGCCGATGGTTACCACGTCAGCTCCGTGCACTGGAACTACGCCTCCACCATGGAACGCCGCAACTACGACGCCGGTGGCACCAAAGCCGTCGACGCCGACGGCTGGTCGAAGAGCAAAGGCGGCTTCTACTCCTACGACAACGGCCACATGATGCTCTGGACCCGCTTGCTCAACCCCGAAGTGCGCCCGGTCTACCAGCACAAAGACTGGATCGAAGAACAACTCGGTGAAGCCCGCGCCGACTCCATTGTCAACCAGACGCGCAACCTGTGCCTCTACCCCAACGTCTACCTGATGGACCAGTTCTCCACGCAAATCCGCGTGCTGCGCCCCATCGACGTTAACAAAACCGAAGTCACCATTTACTGCTTCGCCCCCAAAGGCGAATCCGCCGAAAACCGCGAAGTACGCATCCGCCAATACGAAGACTTCTTCAACGTCTCCGGCATGGGCACGCCCGACGACCTCGAAGAGTTCCGTGCCTGCCAGGAAGGCTACAACGGCGCGCTAGCCGAATGGAACGACCTCTCCCGCGGGGCCAAGCAATGGATCGAAGGGGCTGACGAAAACGCCCACGCCATCGATATGAAACCCTTGCTCAGCGGCGCCTCCCCGGAAGACGAAGGCCTCTACGTGATGCATCACAAGCACTGGGTCGACGAAATGCTGCGCGCTATCGACAAAGAACGCAGCCAGTTCATTGCCACCGCGTCCGCATAA
- the benB gene encoding benzoate 1,2-dioxygenase small subunit, translating to MTISYHDIQAFLYREARLLDDRQWDEWLACYRKDAEFWMPAWDDDDQLTRDPHSEISLIYYPNREGLEDRVYRIKTERSGASTPEPRTTHQISNLEILSQEGGTMELRFNWHTLNHRYKKTDSFFGTCFYTLDVSGETPLITRKVVQLNNDYIHQVIDVYHV from the coding sequence ATGACGATTAGCTATCACGACATCCAAGCGTTTTTATACCGCGAAGCCCGCCTGCTGGACGACCGCCAGTGGGACGAATGGCTGGCATGCTATCGCAAAGACGCCGAGTTCTGGATGCCCGCCTGGGACGACGACGACCAGCTCACCCGGGACCCGCACAGCGAGATCTCGCTGATCTATTACCCCAACCGCGAAGGGCTTGAGGACCGAGTGTACCGGATCAAGACCGAGCGCAGTGGGGCGAGCACGCCAGAGCCGCGCACCACGCACCAGATAAGCAACCTTGAGATCCTGTCGCAAGAGGGCGGCACGATGGAGCTGCGCTTTAACTGGCACACGCTCAACCACCGCTACAAGAAGACCGACAGCTTCTTCGGCACGTGCTTTTACACCCTGGACGTCTCGGGTGAGACCCCGCTGATCACAAGAAAAGTCGTGCAGCTGAATAACGACTACATCCATCAGGTTATCGACGTGTACCACGTGTGA